The stretch of DNA CCCTCGAGGGCACCGAGGCCGCCTACTGCACCGCCAGCGGCATGTCCGCTATCTCCTCCGTCCTGATCCAGCTCTGTGGCGCCGGCGGTCACGTGGTCGCCTCCTGCTGCCTCTACGGCGGCACCCACGCCCTCCTCTCGCACTTCCTCCCCCGGGCCTGCGGCATCCACACGACCTTCGTCGACCTCCATGACGTGGAGGCAGTGAGAGCGGCGGTGAGGGAGGGGAAGACCAAGGTCCTGTACGCGGAGACTCTGGCGAACCCGACGCTGGTGGCGGCCGACGTTCCGCGGCTGAGCGAGGTGGCGAGGGAGAAAGGGGTGAAGCTGGTGGTAGATAACACCTTCGCGCCGATGGTGGTGTCTCCCGCGAGGCTTGGGGCCGACATCGTGGTGCACAGCGTCTCCAAGTACATCAGCGGCGGCGCCGACGTCATCGCAGGTACGCCTAACACGCCACCCTCCCTCCCTTTCCCGTTCCTCTGCTTTCCCAGCGGTCGGAATAGATACTCATCATGTGTCAGTATCAAGTGTTTGAACTGGGTCTGATGCCATGTGCAGGTGTAATCTGCGGCCCGGAGAGCCTGCTGAACTCGATGATGGACTTGCATAACGGAACGCTGATGCTGCTGGGGCCGACGATGAACGCCAAGGTAGCCTTCGAGCTCTCGGGGCGACTCCCCCACCTGTCCCTGAGGATGAAGGAGCACTGCCACCGCGCCCTCGTCTACGCCACCCGCATGCGCAAGCTGGGGCTCAAGGTCATCTACCCGGGCCTGGACGACCACCCCCACCACGCCCTGCTCGCCTCCATCGCCAACCCCGGCTACGGCTTCGGCGGCATGCTCTGCCTCGACATGGGCACGGAGGAGCGCGCCAACGAGCTGATGCACCACCTCCAGAACACCACCCAGTTCGGCCTCATGGCTGTCAGCCTGGGTTACTACGAGACCCTCATGTCCTGCTCCGGCAGCAGCACCAGCAGCGAGATGAGCCCCGGGGAGAGGGCCCAAGCCGGCATCTCCCCCGGCCTCATCCGCTTGTCCGTGGGCTACAGCGGCACGTTGGAGCAGCGGTGGAGCCAGTTCGAGAGGGCTCTCGCGCTTCTGCACCCTCCTCCTCCGCAGAAGCAGCAACCATATCTTCTTCTCTCTAGTGTCGCAGAGCAGAAGACTGTTGCTTCGTCACCTGCCCATTTCCGCTCCGATGCTATTTGACGACGAAATAAAATAAGATGTCGCCTAATAGAGGTAATCGACTTATAGGAGTTTAATAAAAGAACTGTAACTCGCCAAAGTATTGTCTGCCCTcgaaatcaaattaatattttaaaaattaaaatcaaaattaatttgatttgattcGAACTGATCAATTGAATCGAAGAAGAGTATCTTCCCAAATAATTTTGATCTGTGGACGGATCAGATTGGGTTCAAGTCACGCAAATTTGGCGCATGACTCAGTCCGACCACATTGTAGTTCACAGCGACTTCAATTAGGGAACGTTAAAGAGTTCTGAATATGGGATTCAATTTCGATTGGCAAATGGGATCATCTTGACGTCCCACCGCCACCATGTTTCGGAAGCACCATCCTCTCACGCAAGCAACGAGCGACAGGCGTCGACGCGACGCTGCTCCACCACGGTGATTCAACCCGAACGCCGTCGAATAAGAACCGCCCCCTCCCTCTTAAACCTGTCTCTTCGTCGAGGAAATGACCGTTGCCACCACCGCTAACGGCGAAGAAGATGACGACTAACGCGACCCTCCCAGCCGCCTGCGCCAACCGTCACTACCTCACCCGCCCCCACCCCCACCGCCACGGCCGCGCCGCCGCATCTGCCGCCGCCATCGTCGCCCTTCTCATCGCCACCTCCGCATGGCTCTCCCTCGTCTTCAACTCCCCCTCCCTCCGCCTCCACTACTGGTCCCACATCCGCTTCTCCGCCTCCCCCCTCCTTTCCTATTCCTCATTTCCCCCTCTGTCGGGCCCCTCCCCCCGCCTCCCTTCCACAGATGCCCCTccctcccaccaccaccaccgagaCAACGAGGGCGATGACCGCCTCGCGCCGCTCCACCTCCGCCACATTGTCTTCGGCATCGGCGGCTCCGCTCACCTCTGGCAGCGCCGCCGCGAGTTCGTCCGGCTCTGGTGGCGTCCCGGCGCCATGCGTGGCTACGTCTGGCTCGACGACCGCGTGCCCCGCGCACCCCGCAACTCCTCCCTCGCCCGATCCCTCCCCCCAGTCCGCGTCTCCGAGGACATCTCCCGGTTCCGCTACACCAACCCCACCGGCAACCCTTCCGGCCTCCGCATCGCCCGCATCCTCGCCGAGACCGTCCGGATCGGCCACCGTGGCGCCCGGTGGTTCGTGCTCGTCGACGACGACACCATCATCTGCCCGGAAAACCTCGTCGCGGTGCTCGCCAAGTACGATTGGACCGAGATGGTGTACGTCGGGGGGCCATCGGAGAGTCACTCGGCCAACACGTACTTCAGCCATTCGATGGCGTTCGGGGGCGGTGGGATCGCCATCAGCAATCCTCTGGCTGAGGCTCTCGCCGGGATGATGGACGAGTGCATCGAGAGGTACCCGAAGCTGTACGGCAGCGACGACCGGTTGCACGCCTGCGTCTCTGAGCTCGGAGTCCCTCTAACTCGCGAGTATGGTTTCCACCAGGTGTGTGCTTGGTAAATCTCAATCCTGAATCAAATCTTTTGCTCATTTAGTATCTCTCTTTTGCAATTGATGCTTCTGATGATAGCAAGTAAAACAGATGTCTTTGGATTCTTGATGTGAGGATTTATTGTATTGCATTCCACATTTCTTTTCTTGATTGTGCAAGTAAAACATATGTCTTTTGATTCTTGATGTGAGGATTTGCTGTATTGCATTTCACATTTCTTTTCTTGATTGTGCATTCAGCCTCTTTCAGAACCTATATCTGATGTTAATAGAAGACATAGATAATGAAATATATGGCATGATTTCACTAAAACTTTTGTAAATAAATTGCTAGTTTTTCCATGCTAAAAAAAGCTGTTGCTGTGTTATTTTCCAGCTTCCTAAATGGAATTTCTAGACACATTGCCCAACTTTTGTAAATAAAGTGTCATCTTCTGAAATTAATTTGAAACCAATTTTCTTTACATAATCAACCAAATACCTCATATAATTCCACCAAAT from Musa acuminata AAA Group cultivar baxijiao chromosome BXJ2-11, Cavendish_Baxijiao_AAA, whole genome shotgun sequence encodes:
- the LOC103970316 gene encoding methionine gamma-lyase-like — its product is MAETMDISYSKKRGPKEEEDGRVDEGWAGPLASKRDRSERGGDPTAALASARHEFGEHGGVNMSIEASATFTVMEADTMQRMFKGELGPDRDHYIYSRHFNPTVLNLSRQMAALEGTEAAYCTASGMSAISSVLIQLCGAGGHVVASCCLYGGTHALLSHFLPRACGIHTTFVDLHDVEAVRAAVREGKTKVLYAETLANPTLVAADVPRLSEVAREKGVKLVVDNTFAPMVVSPARLGADIVVHSVSKYISGGADVIAGVICGPESLLNSMMDLHNGTLMLLGPTMNAKVAFELSGRLPHLSLRMKEHCHRALVYATRMRKLGLKVIYPGLDDHPHHALLASIANPGYGFGGMLCLDMGTEERANELMHHLQNTTQFGLMAVSLGYYETLMSCSGSSTSSEMSPGERAQAGISPGLIRLSVGYSGTLEQRWSQFERALALLHPPPPQKQQPYLLLSSVAEQKTVASSPAHFRSDAI